A window of the Pseudomonas fluorescens genome harbors these coding sequences:
- the rimJ gene encoding ribosomal protein S5-alanine N-acetyltransferase: MPLLTLPCQRLTLAVLDPDQAPLESDFYQRNLRHLAPWSPIRTTDYFSTEQIRRRLEIQASAFEAGLAVHMALLTPDGEQMIGACNFSGIIRGAFQACYLGYHIDEAHQGKGLMQEALEAAIAYMFDTQNLHRIMANYIPGNERSARLLERLGFEREGYAKAYLNIAGRWQDHVLTARVNPRFETPEQRWSRPLS; the protein is encoded by the coding sequence ATGCCGCTGCTGACCCTTCCCTGTCAACGCCTGACGCTCGCGGTACTCGACCCGGATCAGGCGCCGCTGGAAAGCGATTTCTATCAACGCAACCTGCGCCATCTCGCCCCGTGGTCACCGATCCGCACCACCGACTATTTTTCCACCGAGCAGATCCGCCGACGCCTTGAAATCCAGGCCAGCGCCTTCGAAGCCGGGCTGGCGGTGCATATGGCGTTGCTGACCCCGGATGGCGAGCAGATGATCGGTGCCTGCAATTTCAGCGGGATCATCCGTGGTGCGTTCCAGGCCTGTTATTTGGGTTATCACATCGACGAGGCGCATCAGGGCAAGGGTTTGATGCAGGAAGCGCTGGAGGCGGCCATCGCCTACATGTTCGACACCCAGAACCTGCACCGGATAATGGCCAACTACATTCCCGGCAATGAACGCAGCGCCCGGTTGCTGGAGCGCCTCGGGTTTGAACGTGAAGGTTATGCCAAGGCCTATCTGAACATCGCCGGGCGCTGGCAGGATCATGTGCTGACGGCGCGGGTCAATCCGCGTTTCGAAACGCCGGAGCAACGCTGGTCGCGACCGCTGTCCTGA
- a CDS encoding restriction endonuclease subunit S: MSHYKPYPAYKDSGVEWLGMVPEHWDVRKLKWLASLQSGDFITSETIEEEGEYPVYGGNGLRGYCAAFTHEGAYALVGRQGALCGNINYADGKFWASEHAVVVSPYIPTAVRWLGELLRAMNLGQYSISSAQPGLAVERITDLFLPVPPESERQIIAVYVGREAAHIDALIEKKTRFIELLREKRQALIIRAVTKGLDPDVKMKESGVEWLGEVPEHWNVLQLRHTARLESGHTPSRSKPEYWVDCNVPWFTLADVWQVRSGEQKYVSETSEKVSQLGLDNSSARLLPAGSVFLSRTASVGFPGIMAVDMATSQDFAVWTCTSELFNEYLYYVLLGMKPDFDRLMMGSTHKTIYMPDIEAIRLARPPLDEQRDIVNALGGQLGRFKMVIDKTERSIELLKERRSALITAAVTGQIDLRETE, translated from the coding sequence ATGAGCCATTATAAGCCTTATCCGGCTTACAAGGACTCCGGGGTGGAGTGGTTGGGGATGGTGCCGGAGCATTGGGATGTTAGAAAGCTCAAATGGCTGGCATCGTTACAGAGCGGCGACTTCATTACGAGCGAGACAATCGAAGAAGAGGGTGAATACCCTGTTTATGGTGGAAACGGCCTTCGCGGATACTGCGCAGCTTTTACTCATGAAGGAGCCTACGCCCTCGTGGGACGACAGGGCGCGCTATGCGGGAACATCAATTATGCCGACGGCAAGTTCTGGGCTTCGGAGCATGCTGTAGTCGTTTCACCTTATATACCCACTGCCGTTCGCTGGTTAGGCGAACTGTTGCGTGCAATGAATCTAGGCCAGTACTCGATATCGTCTGCTCAGCCTGGTTTGGCAGTAGAGCGCATAACCGATTTGTTTCTGCCTGTGCCGCCGGAAAGTGAGCGTCAGATCATCGCTGTATATGTGGGTCGCGAAGCTGCTCACATCGATGCGCTAATTGAAAAGAAAACCCGCTTCATCGAACTGCTGCGCGAAAAGCGCCAGGCGCTGATCATAAGGGCCGTCACTAAAGGCCTTGATCCCGATGTGAAGATGAAAGAATCCGGTGTGGAGTGGCTAGGAGAGGTGCCGGAGCATTGGAATGTTTTGCAATTAAGACATACAGCTCGGTTGGAGTCAGGCCACACACCAAGTCGCTCGAAGCCAGAGTACTGGGTCGACTGCAATGTCCCATGGTTCACGCTCGCAGATGTCTGGCAGGTTCGTAGTGGCGAGCAGAAGTATGTGTCGGAGACCTCTGAAAAAGTCAGTCAGCTAGGCCTGGATAATTCATCGGCCCGTTTGCTGCCTGCCGGCTCCGTATTCTTATCCCGGACTGCATCTGTGGGCTTCCCGGGCATCATGGCGGTCGACATGGCAACCTCCCAAGATTTCGCAGTGTGGACATGTACTAGTGAGCTATTTAACGAGTACCTCTATTACGTACTGCTGGGCATGAAACCGGATTTCGATCGCTTGATGATGGGATCGACCCACAAGACTATTTACATGCCAGATATCGAGGCTATTCGACTTGCTCGCCCACCACTTGATGAGCAGCGAGATATCGTCAATGCGTTGGGTGGCCAGCTTGGTCGTTTCAAGATGGTCATTGATAAAACCGAGCGTAGCATCGAACTCCTAAAAGAACGCCGTTCCGCTCTGATCACAGCTGCAGTCACTGGACAGATCGATTTGAGAGAGACCGAATGA
- a CDS encoding type I restriction endonuclease subunit R, whose protein sequence is MSHIHHECELERHIVEQLETAGWLVGKSADYDQRRALVPDDVLGWLEDSQPQAMAKILAMNGVGTRDVVLDRLIRQLENKVEGGTVNVLRYGFAVAGGGILAMSQALPEDARNGTVIALYAANRLRVVPQLRYSLDKADEIDLAFFINGIPVATVELKTDFTQSVQAAMQQYCMDRRPERKSGGLEPLLTFKRGAVVHFAMSDSDIRMTTKLTGDSTFFLPFNRGNDGAAGNPPGDNASYPVSYFWERVLQKDNWLHIFHRLVLQERKEAQDVNGKTYFKEGLIFPRFHQWEGVTRMIDAVRVEGAGQPYLIQHSAGSGKTNTIAWTAHSLIRVRRPDGEPYFHSVIVVTDRQVLDQQLQDAIQQIEHQAGVVCAIDRQQSNLPKSQQLAKAMLDGVPIIVCTLQTFPYAQKAILGEQSLRNRRFAIIIDEAHSSTGGSTADDLRYVLTGQSEAEWEKLSKAERLSVWQSSRSRPGNASYFAFTATPKHSTLSLFGRPRNPAQSVSTDNPPAPFHLYTMQQAIDEGFILDVLKNYTSYEVAFKIGSEMVDDKRVDEKSAGRKLAKWLSLNPVNVGQKVELIVEHFRKNVAHLLGGQAKAMVVTSSRAAAVKYHLALEDYCKRKGYDNVLAMVAFSGEVPNTDVEAASLPKDHQFSETNLNPGLHGRDMRKVFDTPDYRVMIVANKYQTGFDQPKLVAMYLDKKISGVEAVQTLSRLNRTFPGKDKTFVIDFANKADEILASFKTFYRDAQVADIQDPNIVYDIKQRLDGMFIYEQAEVEAFGDAIVDPKVTHQKLFSLTQSATDRFNGKLKTLNDAIDQWEKAWEKAHDEGRDKDMEYADVQRSEYCKERDELMIFSESLTKFVRSYEYIAQLIDFGDPSLEAFASYARLLRKRLKGITAEQVDLGDLKLSHYKIKKGSNLSGVAVLGETPGLYGMTDNGLRDARDREKKYLAELIEKLNNSFGKDITDTDQVAFAVHVSEKLRADSVVMAQVQNNTMEQTMKADLPSKAISAIAAAMSSHTSMATKLLSDESTREVFLTVVYELLKKDPGAELFDLARPTM, encoded by the coding sequence ATGAGTCATATCCACCACGAGTGCGAACTGGAACGCCATATCGTCGAGCAGCTTGAAACTGCCGGCTGGCTGGTTGGTAAGTCTGCAGACTATGACCAACGGCGGGCGCTAGTCCCTGACGATGTGCTGGGTTGGCTGGAGGACAGTCAGCCGCAGGCTATGGCTAAGATCCTAGCAATGAATGGTGTAGGCACGCGCGATGTGGTGCTGGACCGACTGATCAGGCAACTGGAGAATAAGGTCGAAGGCGGGACTGTAAATGTGCTGCGCTACGGCTTTGCCGTGGCCGGCGGCGGTATCCTAGCCATGAGCCAGGCGCTACCCGAAGACGCGCGTAATGGCACGGTGATCGCCCTTTATGCGGCGAACCGTTTGCGCGTAGTGCCGCAGCTGCGTTACTCGTTGGACAAGGCCGACGAAATCGATCTGGCCTTCTTCATCAACGGTATCCCGGTGGCCACGGTGGAGTTGAAGACCGATTTCACCCAGTCAGTCCAGGCCGCCATGCAGCAGTACTGCATGGACCGCCGTCCTGAGCGCAAGAGCGGTGGCCTGGAGCCGCTGCTCACCTTCAAGCGTGGCGCGGTGGTGCATTTCGCCATGAGCGATAGCGACATACGCATGACCACCAAGCTGACCGGCGACTCGACCTTCTTCCTGCCGTTCAACCGGGGCAACGATGGCGCCGCCGGCAACCCGCCGGGCGACAACGCTAGCTACCCGGTGAGCTACTTCTGGGAGCGCGTGCTGCAGAAGGACAACTGGCTGCATATCTTCCACCGCTTAGTGCTTCAGGAGCGTAAGGAGGCCCAGGACGTCAACGGTAAAACCTACTTCAAGGAAGGCCTGATCTTCCCGCGCTTCCACCAGTGGGAGGGTGTGACGAGGATGATCGACGCGGTGCGGGTAGAAGGGGCAGGGCAACCGTATCTGATCCAGCACAGCGCCGGCTCGGGCAAGACCAATACCATCGCTTGGACCGCGCATTCGCTGATTCGTGTGCGCCGTCCGGACGGTGAGCCGTATTTCCACAGCGTGATCGTGGTAACCGACCGCCAGGTGCTTGACCAGCAGTTGCAGGATGCCATCCAACAGATCGAGCACCAAGCTGGCGTGGTATGCGCCATCGACCGCCAACAGTCGAATCTGCCCAAGAGCCAGCAGTTGGCCAAGGCCATGCTCGATGGTGTGCCAATTATCGTTTGTACCCTACAGACGTTCCCCTATGCGCAGAAGGCCATCCTCGGCGAGCAGAGCCTGCGTAATCGTCGTTTTGCCATCATCATCGACGAGGCGCACAGCTCCACCGGGGGCAGCACGGCGGATGACCTGCGTTATGTACTGACCGGGCAGAGCGAGGCGGAGTGGGAGAAACTCTCCAAGGCGGAGCGGTTGTCCGTGTGGCAGAGCTCGCGCTCGCGTCCAGGCAATGCCAGCTACTTCGCCTTCACCGCCACGCCCAAGCATTCGACGCTGAGCCTGTTCGGTCGCCCGCGCAATCCGGCGCAGTCCGTCAGCACCGACAACCCGCCGGCACCGTTCCACCTCTACACGATGCAGCAGGCGATCGACGAAGGCTTCATCCTCGATGTGCTGAAGAACTACACCAGCTACGAGGTGGCGTTCAAAATTGGCAGCGAGATGGTCGATGACAAGCGCGTGGACGAGAAGAGCGCCGGGCGTAAATTGGCCAAGTGGCTGTCGCTCAACCCGGTGAATGTGGGACAGAAGGTTGAGCTGATCGTCGAGCACTTCCGCAAGAACGTCGCGCACCTGCTCGGTGGCCAGGCCAAGGCCATGGTGGTGACCAGCTCGCGTGCTGCAGCGGTGAAGTATCACCTGGCGCTGGAGGATTACTGCAAGCGCAAGGGCTATGACAACGTGCTGGCGATGGTGGCCTTCTCAGGTGAGGTGCCTAATACGGATGTGGAAGCGGCCAGCCTGCCCAAGGATCACCAATTCAGTGAAACTAACCTGAACCCCGGCCTGCATGGCCGCGATATGCGCAAGGTGTTCGACACTCCGGACTACCGGGTGATGATCGTCGCCAACAAGTACCAGACCGGCTTCGACCAGCCCAAGTTGGTTGCCATGTACCTGGACAAAAAAATATCCGGTGTGGAGGCCGTGCAGACCCTCTCGCGTCTGAACCGTACCTTCCCTGGGAAGGACAAGACCTTCGTCATCGACTTCGCTAACAAGGCCGACGAAATACTGGCGTCATTCAAGACCTTCTATCGTGATGCTCAGGTGGCGGACATCCAGGATCCGAACATCGTCTATGACATCAAGCAGCGCTTGGATGGCATGTTCATCTATGAGCAGGCTGAGGTGGAGGCTTTCGGTGATGCCATCGTCGATCCGAAGGTGACGCACCAGAAGCTGTTCTCGCTTACTCAGTCGGCCACCGACCGCTTCAACGGAAAGTTGAAGACGCTCAACGATGCCATCGACCAATGGGAGAAAGCCTGGGAGAAGGCCCATGACGAGGGTCGCGACAAGGACATGGAATACGCCGATGTGCAGCGTTCGGAATATTGCAAGGAGCGCGACGAGCTGATGATCTTCAGTGAGAGCCTGACCAAGTTCGTGCGCAGCTATGAGTACATCGCCCAGTTGATCGACTTCGGCGACCCGAGCCTGGAAGCCTTCGCCAGCTATGCTCGCCTACTGCGTAAGCGGCTCAAAGGCATCACCGCCGAACAGGTGGATCTGGGTGACCTCAAACTCAGCCACTACAAGATCAAAAAGGGCAGTAACCTCAGTGGCGTCGCCGTCCTGGGTGAAACACCTGGCCTCTATGGTATGACTGATAACGGCCTGCGCGACGCCCGCGACCGCGAGAAAAAATACCTCGCCGAGCTGATTGAGAAGCTCAACAACTCCTTCGGCAAGGACATTACCGACACTGACCAGGTGGCCTTCGCGGTGCACGTATCCGAGAAGCTGCGCGCTGACAGCGTGGTAATGGCCCAAGTGCAGAACAACACGATGGAACAGACCATGAAGGCGGACCTGCCTTCAAAAGCCATCTCTGCCATCGCTGCCGCCATGAGCAGCCACACTAGTATGGCGACCAAGCTGCTCAGCGATGAGTCGACGCGCGAGGTGTTTCTGACGGTGGTATACGAGCTGTTGAAGAAAGATCCTGGGGCAGAGCTCTTTGACCTAGCGAGGCCGACTATGTAG
- a CDS encoding DUF6124 family protein: MKKDTRSLPDQTPTHETEAKEPAVLAQPQEYVRKPRRTLPFNEIFSVRTDVDTATLLTHACETLAALNMVTANIADDFTGSQRSRLLAIRQLSIMTEMLVNRAVENLDPVNLVPRTTAPVVH; encoded by the coding sequence ATGAAAAAAGACACCCGAAGCCTGCCTGATCAAACACCGACTCACGAAACCGAAGCGAAAGAACCGGCTGTGCTTGCCCAGCCTCAGGAATACGTGAGAAAGCCGCGTCGCACCCTGCCTTTCAACGAGATTTTCTCCGTGCGCACCGACGTGGACACGGCCACCCTGCTGACTCATGCCTGCGAAACCCTGGCGGCGCTGAACATGGTGACGGCCAACATCGCCGATGATTTCACTGGCTCTCAACGCAGCCGGTTGCTGGCGATCCGGCAGCTGTCGATCATGACCGAAATGCTGGTCAATCGCGCCGTGGAGAACCTTGATCCGGTGAACCTGGTGCCCCGTACGACGGCGCCTGTCGTGCACTGA
- a CDS encoding type I restriction-modification system subunit M: MNQQTLAPFIWNIADLLLGAFKPSEYGRIILPFTVLRRLECVLEPTRGKVRSQYEAMKASGVDMDLILPTTAGATFYNVSQFSLDSVGSTSTRANLEDYIAKFSANARQVFEHFAFDRWLESLEKANLLYLVTQKFAAVDLHPDKISNHEMGLVFEHLIRKFAESSNDDAGQYFTPRDVVRLATTLVFAPDHQALNGDGVVRTVYDCAAGTGGFLSSAIEQVYEWNPNARLVPYAQELNPETYAISVADKLIQGYDTRNIKLGNTLSDDHLPHEQFDYCLANPPFGVKWENVQRQVQAEHSQQGFAGRFGAGLPRVGDGSLLFLMHLLSKRKPIELGGSRIGIVLSGSPLFNGGAGSGESEIRRWILENDWLEAIVALPTDLFYNTGIGTYIWVLSNHKDGLRKGKVQLIDACNMHAPMRKSLGSKRKYLSDEQITEIAKLHEAFKEEPNCKIFATTDFGYRRITVERPLRLRFSVTPEKLAAYRNTKGADQLEAFANVQGDFDNLPAFLEAAGIKKIGKGALKAALACFGERDANAQQVVDDKGNVQSDSDLREFENVPLSQGIDDYFAREVMPHVPDAWIDTGKTDAKDGQVGIVGYEINFNRYFYVYQPPRPLAEIDADLNAVEAEIAELLGEVTA; encoded by the coding sequence GTGAACCAGCAGACCCTGGCCCCCTTCATCTGGAATATCGCAGATCTGCTTCTGGGAGCCTTCAAACCCTCCGAGTACGGCCGCATCATCCTTCCGTTCACCGTGCTGCGTCGTCTGGAATGTGTGCTGGAACCCACTCGCGGCAAGGTACGCAGCCAGTATGAGGCGATGAAGGCCAGTGGCGTTGATATGGACCTGATCTTGCCGACCACGGCAGGTGCAACCTTCTACAACGTCTCGCAGTTTTCCCTGGACAGCGTGGGCTCTACCAGCACCCGCGCCAACCTGGAAGACTACATCGCCAAGTTCTCCGCCAACGCCCGCCAGGTGTTCGAGCATTTCGCCTTTGACCGGTGGCTCGAGAGTTTGGAGAAAGCCAACCTGCTCTACCTGGTCACGCAGAAGTTTGCAGCAGTCGACTTGCATCCGGACAAGATCAGCAATCACGAAATGGGGCTCGTCTTCGAGCACTTGATCCGCAAATTTGCCGAGTCATCCAACGATGATGCTGGACAGTACTTTACGCCGCGGGATGTGGTGCGCCTTGCCACCACCCTGGTGTTTGCGCCGGATCATCAGGCACTCAACGGCGATGGTGTGGTGCGCACCGTGTACGACTGTGCCGCCGGCACGGGCGGCTTTTTGTCTTCGGCCATCGAGCAGGTCTACGAATGGAACCCCAATGCCCGCTTGGTGCCCTACGCCCAAGAGCTGAACCCGGAAACCTACGCCATTTCCGTGGCGGACAAGCTGATCCAGGGCTATGACACCCGTAACATCAAGCTCGGCAACACTCTGTCTGACGATCACCTGCCCCATGAGCAGTTCGACTACTGCCTGGCCAACCCGCCGTTCGGCGTGAAGTGGGAGAACGTCCAGAGGCAGGTACAGGCCGAGCACAGCCAGCAAGGCTTCGCTGGCCGCTTCGGCGCCGGCCTACCGCGCGTGGGCGATGGTTCGCTGCTATTCCTCATGCACCTGCTATCCAAGCGCAAACCGATTGAGCTGGGCGGCAGCCGCATCGGCATCGTGTTGTCTGGCTCGCCGCTGTTCAACGGTGGTGCTGGTTCGGGCGAGTCGGAGATTCGCCGCTGGATTCTTGAGAACGATTGGTTGGAAGCGATCGTCGCCCTGCCCACAGATCTGTTCTACAACACCGGTATCGGCACTTATATTTGGGTGCTGTCCAACCACAAGGACGGATTGCGAAAAGGCAAAGTGCAACTGATCGACGCCTGCAACATGCACGCGCCGATGCGCAAGAGCCTGGGCAGCAAGCGCAAGTACCTGTCTGACGAGCAGATCACCGAGATCGCGAAGCTTCACGAGGCCTTCAAGGAAGAGCCGAATTGCAAAATTTTCGCCACGACCGACTTCGGTTATCGCCGTATCACCGTCGAGCGTCCGCTGCGCCTGCGCTTCTCGGTCACTCCAGAAAAACTCGCCGCTTATCGGAACACCAAAGGCGCGGATCAGCTCGAGGCGTTTGCCAATGTGCAGGGCGATTTTGACAACCTGCCGGCCTTCCTAGAGGCTGCCGGCATCAAGAAAATCGGCAAGGGCGCGCTAAAAGCCGCGCTGGCCTGCTTTGGCGAGCGCGACGCCAATGCCCAGCAGGTAGTGGACGACAAGGGCAATGTGCAGTCCGACAGCGACCTGCGCGAGTTCGAGAACGTGCCGCTGAGCCAGGGCATCGACGACTACTTCGCCCGTGAAGTGATGCCCCATGTGCCGGATGCTTGGATCGACACCGGCAAGACGGATGCGAAAGACGGCCAGGTTGGCATCGTCGGATACGAGATCAACTTCAACCGTTACTTCTACGTCTACCAGCCACCGCGTCCTCTGGCCGAGATCGATGCCGACCTCAATGCCGTGGAGGCCGAGATCGCCGAGTTGTTGGGCGAGGTGACGGCATGA
- a CDS encoding GIY-YIG nuclease family protein, with protein sequence MSQGRSLRLFLVDGTPNGLLTAEIMNWTGHVLTGPRSKLAELVQRPECARTGVYFLVGPDPDDSLRTRVYIGESDDVAQRLKQHNRPQEQGGKDFWERVCLITSKDQNLTKAHAKYLESQLIQIASQAGRCVVGNGTAHSYTNLPESDRADMAFFLEQIRIVLPVLGFDFLRELIKPSKLVMALVEQPISQSPRFVLQLPKSKERALAQEVDGEFFVLKGARARSQWVGTADHNYRNLYQQLVSDGVIVSDGSEYLMFKDDYAFSSPSAAAAVVCGRAASGRTAWFVEGSGETYAAWQDSQLNVIDVKPETESLD encoded by the coding sequence ATGAGCCAGGGTCGTAGTCTGCGTCTGTTTCTGGTGGACGGCACGCCCAATGGCCTGCTCACCGCTGAGATCATGAATTGGACCGGTCATGTGCTGACCGGCCCACGCTCCAAATTGGCCGAGCTGGTGCAGCGTCCTGAATGCGCGCGAACCGGCGTGTATTTTCTTGTCGGCCCCGACCCGGACGACAGCCTACGGACCCGGGTGTATATCGGCGAGTCTGATGATGTGGCCCAGCGGTTGAAGCAACATAACCGGCCGCAAGAGCAGGGTGGCAAGGACTTCTGGGAGCGTGTGTGCCTTATTACCAGCAAGGACCAGAACCTGACCAAGGCCCATGCCAAGTATCTGGAGAGCCAGCTTATCCAGATCGCCAGTCAAGCCGGTCGCTGTGTAGTAGGCAATGGCACAGCGCATAGCTACACCAACCTGCCTGAGTCAGACCGCGCTGACATGGCGTTTTTCCTTGAGCAGATTCGCATCGTGCTACCTGTGCTGGGCTTCGACTTCCTGCGCGAGCTGATCAAACCCTCCAAGCTTGTTATGGCACTCGTCGAGCAACCGATTAGTCAGTCGCCGCGTTTTGTATTACAGCTTCCAAAGAGCAAGGAGCGCGCGCTGGCGCAAGAGGTCGATGGTGAGTTCTTCGTACTGAAGGGAGCACGGGCTCGCTCTCAGTGGGTAGGAACTGCGGATCACAACTACCGGAATCTGTACCAGCAGTTGGTGAGTGATGGTGTGATTGTCAGTGACGGAAGTGAGTACCTGATGTTTAAGGACGACTATGCCTTCAGTAGCCCGAGTGCCGCAGCAGCGGTTGTGTGTGGGCGTGCAGCCAGTGGTCGAACCGCTTGGTTCGTCGAGGGTAGTGGCGAAACTTATGCCGCCTGGCAGGACAGCCAACTGAACGTTATTGATGTGAAGCCAGAAACCGAGTCGCTCGATTAA
- a CDS encoding restriction endonuclease subunit S: MVAKKTLSHIADVSLGQTFRERAETDSPESGIRLIQIKDVREGELNDITSLPYADIEPSKLKVKLLAGDLLLPLRGTRTEAMVFRGGSGNVTTTNQVAIIRPRQDGGVSLEYLHWFFNSAEGSVLLESIRTSASIPNISVKNLLEISVPVPSVKKQKQIVEIYHNWCAQRATLRELIVNGESMVASAAHEMLGGN; this comes from the coding sequence ATGGTGGCGAAAAAAACACTCTCTCATATCGCTGATGTCTCATTAGGTCAGACTTTTCGGGAGCGAGCGGAGACAGACAGCCCCGAAAGTGGCATTAGGTTGATTCAGATAAAGGACGTCCGGGAGGGGGAGCTGAATGATATAACTTCCCTCCCTTATGCTGATATCGAGCCATCTAAATTGAAGGTTAAACTCCTGGCCGGAGATTTGCTATTGCCGCTAAGAGGTACGCGAACTGAAGCCATGGTGTTTAGAGGGGGGAGCGGTAATGTCACCACAACAAACCAAGTCGCCATAATTCGCCCCAGGCAGGATGGAGGGGTAAGTTTGGAGTACCTCCATTGGTTTTTTAATTCAGCTGAGGGGAGTGTTTTACTTGAATCCATACGAACCTCCGCAAGTATACCAAATATAAGTGTTAAGAATTTGCTTGAAATATCGGTGCCAGTTCCAAGCGTGAAAAAACAAAAGCAAATAGTTGAGATTTATCATAATTGGTGTGCGCAGAGGGCTACATTGCGTGAGTTGATTGTTAATGGAGAGAGTATGGTGGCAAGTGCTGCGCACGAAATGTTAGGTGGAAACTGA
- a CDS encoding N-6 DNA methylase, with translation MGTSFAGLKAFVLESIERMRLRGTDLDAAKVLLLFMVCKKTLDLLKEERSVQAREGLIKDSDLDELCNVESLASVVAHVVERNSSSFFSESILSIWSEVQPVFNSDLSERNELVRLWDEFRCFSFDECNCEDGLASFFEWFLVELAERNSNKGGYFFTPDGIVNLMVQLLDPKSGEKLYDPVCGSGEFLIGAINKVKESSERNWLYVLGRERSAETAFIAMANAYVHGISVDSIEVCDALARMDYEEKVYGKFDLALANPPFSLRHWDGERSVDFLRYGLPPQANADFAFIQNVLFSLNENGRAAMVVPMGVLFRGGVEREIRRKMLLENNVDAIISIPPMSFYGTAVPANILIMRKSSVSRDVLFIDGSSYFSRSQRLNRLGGDAIDKIVSLYAERKAVDGVACCVPVKDLEESDWNLTVSRYVAPPAVVGVESVATLLERQEKLQFELSVLQQEMRLLLSRDNTD, from the coding sequence ATGGGTACTTCGTTTGCTGGTTTGAAAGCGTTTGTGCTGGAAAGTATTGAGCGTATGCGCCTGAGAGGAACGGATCTGGACGCGGCAAAGGTTTTATTGCTCTTTATGGTCTGCAAGAAAACGCTTGATCTACTCAAAGAGGAGCGGAGTGTTCAGGCGAGAGAGGGCTTGATTAAAGACTCAGATCTTGATGAGTTGTGCAATGTGGAGTCGTTGGCATCAGTTGTCGCGCACGTAGTTGAAAGAAATTCAAGTTCGTTTTTCTCAGAGTCCATTCTAAGTATTTGGAGTGAAGTACAGCCTGTCTTCAATTCTGATTTGTCGGAAAGGAATGAGTTGGTTAGGCTCTGGGATGAGTTTAGGTGTTTTTCTTTTGATGAGTGTAATTGCGAAGATGGGTTGGCCTCATTTTTTGAGTGGTTCTTGGTAGAGTTGGCTGAGCGGAATTCTAATAAGGGAGGATATTTCTTTACTCCTGATGGAATAGTTAATTTGATGGTCCAGCTTCTCGATCCTAAAAGTGGAGAAAAGCTATATGATCCGGTATGTGGCTCCGGAGAGTTTTTGATAGGAGCTATCAATAAAGTCAAGGAGTCATCGGAAAGGAATTGGCTGTATGTTTTAGGTCGAGAAAGGTCTGCTGAGACAGCTTTTATAGCGATGGCAAATGCTTATGTCCACGGAATTAGTGTGGATAGTATAGAGGTTTGTGATGCGCTAGCCCGTATGGATTATGAAGAGAAGGTTTACGGAAAGTTTGATTTGGCTTTAGCAAATCCGCCTTTTTCGCTTCGACATTGGGATGGCGAAAGATCCGTTGACTTTCTGCGCTATGGGTTGCCTCCTCAAGCTAATGCGGATTTTGCATTTATCCAGAATGTCCTTTTCAGTTTGAATGAGAATGGTCGAGCAGCAATGGTTGTGCCTATGGGGGTTTTATTCAGAGGGGGAGTAGAGAGGGAGATTAGAAGGAAGATGCTGTTAGAGAATAATGTGGATGCCATTATTTCAATTCCTCCAATGTCATTTTATGGTACTGCCGTACCGGCGAATATCTTGATAATGAGGAAATCTTCGGTATCTAGAGATGTGCTTTTTATTGATGGGTCAAGTTACTTTTCGAGAAGTCAACGCCTGAATCGTTTGGGGGGAGACGCGATAGATAAAATTGTAAGCTTGTATGCAGAGCGAAAAGCTGTTGATGGTGTTGCTTGTTGTGTTCCTGTTAAGGATTTGGAAGAGAGCGACTGGAATTTGACGGTTTCTAGATATGTAGCCCCTCCTGCCGTAGTGGGAGTGGAGTCTGTGGCTACACTATTGGAGCGACAAGAAAAATTGCAGTTCGAGCTAAGCGTATTACAGCAGGAGATGAGATTGTTGTTGAGTCGAGACAATACTGATTAG